In Alistipes sp. ZOR0009, the following proteins share a genomic window:
- a CDS encoding AsmA family protein: MKKKLLIILGSFVGVLFLAVLFLPYLFKPSIKQAADKFIAENIDADVAFPKDGLSVGMLRHFPNFTLALEDLSVAGRNEFKGDTLVRLKKLEVTVNVMALVAGRIEVKSIILNEPKLNVIVLPNGKANYDIYKAKPDTAQPEDTTKGKPVKFRLKKLSLENADIIYSDQKSKMFASVKNLSITGKGDLAENVFDLATKLTADKATVAMGGVEYLSNKSLDFNFVVNMDMNNNKYTFKDNSIKINDFNFGFDGWVQMAQKNINMDVRFKALDNSFKGLLSLVPGVYTESFGDIKADGEFDFSGYAKGTLRDSLLPAFGVKLMAKNASFKYPKVPDAIKDINIDLNVDNKDGLIPSTAISINRFAFKIGSNPFDGYLKVANLKNFPVDAKVNARLNLGELTSAFPIEGMTIKGVFDLALNAKGVYNDKTGEFPILNASAKLANGFVQNKLLPTPLENLNFAMTATNTTGKAENTLVQIGTFKMLLAGENLNASGSIRNIKDLAWDIKVLGGVDLEKIAKIFDLKDMTLKGKVKANLASSGKLSDVTAKRYSNVKASGTMNVSSFSFLSPSFKQGVSISSAAVIFTPASISLTKFESKVGSSNISATGSITNYMGFLFKPNGVLGGNLNVNIPTFNANEWMTPADKEAVAKQQAAQPTKSDSSIAVSMIPKNISFDMKAHIGKFTYDNVVADNVNATVSMANGIMTIKDANMGIIGGQVNVKGSFDSNVKKPKFDLDLIVKAVSVPKAFETFETVKKYAPISQFFMGNMDLNFNLKGDLTKDMAPEITTMNGGGLIKLLSGTLKDTKFTSLMSQYTKSSAANAFNEFKEIVMSAALKDGKMSVKPFDISINGRKTTVSGYTALDGNISYNLDMEVPANAVTKQMTSALSRYLGKETGSQDMKVTLGLTGTYAKPSLKLINVASANGKPLQNEVKEAVQDKVKAEATKEINKQADKLLNKVLGGNSADTAKKSTKKQLENAAKNTLNKLFGK; this comes from the coding sequence ATGAAGAAAAAGCTTCTTATCATTTTAGGCAGTTTCGTTGGAGTGCTATTTTTAGCCGTGCTGTTTTTACCCTACCTATTTAAGCCTTCGATTAAGCAAGCTGCGGATAAATTTATCGCCGAGAATATCGACGCCGACGTGGCATTCCCCAAAGACGGCCTCAGCGTTGGCATGCTACGGCACTTCCCCAACTTCACCTTGGCCCTCGAAGATTTGAGCGTGGCCGGGCGCAACGAGTTTAAGGGCGACACCCTTGTCCGCCTAAAAAAGCTCGAGGTTACCGTAAACGTCATGGCGCTGGTAGCCGGACGAATCGAGGTAAAAAGCATCATCCTCAACGAGCCTAAGCTCAACGTAATCGTCCTTCCCAACGGCAAGGCCAACTACGACATCTACAAGGCCAAGCCCGATACGGCCCAACCCGAGGATACCACCAAGGGCAAACCCGTAAAGTTCCGCCTCAAGAAGCTTTCGCTCGAAAACGCCGACATCATCTACAGCGACCAAAAATCCAAGATGTTTGCCAGCGTCAAAAACCTATCCATTACCGGTAAGGGCGACCTGGCCGAAAACGTATTCGACCTCGCCACCAAGCTTACCGCCGACAAGGCCACCGTGGCCATGGGGGGCGTAGAGTACCTGTCCAACAAATCCCTCGACTTCAACTTCGTGGTAAACATGGACATGAACAACAACAAGTACACCTTTAAGGACAACTCCATTAAGATAAACGACTTCAACTTCGGCTTCGACGGCTGGGTGCAAATGGCCCAAAAGAACATAAACATGGACGTTCGCTTCAAGGCCCTCGACAACTCCTTCAAGGGGCTGCTATCGCTAGTTCCTGGCGTATACACCGAGAGCTTTGGCGACATCAAGGCCGATGGCGAGTTCGACTTTAGCGGATACGCCAAGGGAACCTTGCGCGATAGCCTCCTACCTGCCTTCGGCGTAAAGCTGATGGCCAAAAACGCCTCGTTCAAGTACCCCAAGGTGCCCGATGCCATTAAGGACATCAACATCGACCTCAACGTCGACAACAAGGATGGCCTCATCCCAAGCACCGCCATCAGCATCAACCGCTTTGCCTTTAAGATTGGCAGCAACCCATTCGATGGGTACCTAAAGGTGGCCAACCTAAAGAACTTCCCCGTAGATGCCAAGGTTAACGCCCGCCTTAACCTCGGCGAGCTTACCTCCGCATTCCCCATCGAGGGCATGACCATCAAGGGCGTATTCGACCTCGCGCTTAACGCAAAGGGCGTGTACAACGACAAAACGGGTGAGTTCCCCATCCTCAACGCAAGCGCCAAGCTGGCCAACGGCTTTGTTCAAAACAAGCTGCTGCCCACCCCGCTCGAGAACCTCAACTTTGCCATGACCGCCACCAACACCACCGGAAAGGCAGAGAACACCCTCGTTCAGATCGGCACTTTTAAGATGCTCCTCGCCGGCGAAAACCTTAACGCCAGCGGCAGCATCCGCAACATAAAAGACCTAGCATGGGATATCAAGGTCCTTGGAGGCGTAGACCTCGAAAAGATCGCCAAGATTTTCGATCTAAAGGACATGACCCTTAAGGGAAAGGTGAAGGCCAACCTCGCCTCCAGCGGAAAGCTTTCCGACGTTACCGCCAAGCGCTACAGCAACGTAAAAGCGTCGGGTACCATGAACGTATCCAGCTTTAGCTTCCTCAGCCCATCCTTTAAGCAGGGCGTAAGCATCAGCAGCGCAGCGGTAATATTTACCCCAGCCTCCATCAGCCTCACCAAGTTCGAGAGCAAGGTAGGCAGCAGCAACATCTCCGCAACGGGAAGCATCACCAACTACATGGGATTCCTGTTTAAGCCAAACGGCGTGCTTGGGGGCAACCTTAACGTCAACATCCCCACCTTTAACGCCAACGAGTGGATGACCCCAGCCGACAAGGAGGCCGTTGCCAAGCAGCAAGCTGCGCAGCCAACCAAGTCCGACTCCTCCATCGCCGTATCCATGATCCCTAAGAATATCAGCTTCGATATGAAGGCCCACATCGGCAAGTTTACCTACGACAACGTCGTTGCCGACAACGTAAACGCCACCGTATCCATGGCCAACGGTATAATGACCATCAAAGACGCCAACATGGGCATCATCGGTGGACAGGTAAACGTAAAAGGTAGCTTCGACTCCAACGTCAAGAAGCCTAAGTTCGACCTCGACCTCATCGTTAAGGCCGTATCCGTACCCAAAGCCTTCGAAACCTTCGAAACCGTTAAGAAGTACGCCCCCATCTCCCAATTCTTTATGGGAAATATGGACCTCAACTTCAACCTAAAGGGCGATTTAACCAAGGATATGGCCCCAGAGATCACCACCATGAACGGAGGCGGCCTTATCAAGCTCCTTAGCGGAACCCTTAAGGATACCAAGTTCACCTCGCTGATGTCGCAGTACACCAAGTCCAGCGCCGCCAACGCCTTCAACGAGTTTAAGGAGATCGTCATGTCGGCCGCCCTTAAGGATGGCAAGATGTCCGTTAAGCCATTCGACATCTCCATCAACGGCCGTAAGACAACCGTAAGCGGCTACACCGCCCTCGACGGCAACATCAGCTACAACCTCGACATGGAGGTGCCCGCCAACGCGGTAACCAAGCAGATGACCAGCGCCCTTAGCCGATACCTCGGCAAGGAAACCGGATCGCAGGACATGAAGGTCACCCTAGGCCTAACCGGCACCTACGCCAAGCCCTCGCTTAAGCTCATCAACGTAGCCAGCGCCAACGGCAAGCCGCTTCAGAACGAGGTAAAGGAGGCCGTTCAGGACAAGGTAAAGGCCGAGGCCACCAAGGAGATCAACAAGCAGGCCGACAAGCTGCTTAACAAGGTACTTGGAGGCAACAGCGCCGACACCGCCAAAAAGAGCACCAAAAAGCAGCTCGAAAATGCTGCCAAAAACACGCTGAATAAGCTATTCGGAAAATAA